In the genome of Zygosaccharomyces rouxii strain CBS732 chromosome G complete sequence, the window TTTCCCAACTAAACACATTTCTGATTTAAACTCTTTGATCACCAACAACGCAAGTTCTTTATATACGGATGCCCATGGATCAGCTAAGTACCTCGCTGAATTAATTGATCCTACCATTCCATTGACCGGTTTGGTTCCCACAGGTGACAAGTCTCAAGGGTTCGGATCAGATTCTAATTATGATTCCGCATCTTTTGACGGCGATAATGGTGGTTCAGCTTATGAAGGTGCTCTCGGATCTAgtggaaaatttacaaGCTCTAGTCATGGCCATGGAAgttctggtggtaaaaCTGCTGGTCTAGTTGTCGGTGTAGTGGTAGGTGGTTGTACCTATCTGGCAGCGATGATTCTATTGGTAAGATACTTTGTCAAGAGGCAAATAAAGCGAAGTATCCTCAAAGACCCTGAGAACTGCAGTATTGATTCTAGTGATtccaatttggatttatcGCATCTTGAGAAGAGAAACAATAGTTTCAATGACCAGGAGTCAGTGTCACCTTCAATGAAAATTCATAACTGGATGAATCAAAGTCATAATGACAATATGGCTGGTTCCGACGTTCGACTGGCCAATGATGGCAGAAGATTTCAAGTTCCTAAGATTTCCAGACCAATAGCAACTCAAAACTCTTTGGGTTGGAATGAAGTTTGAACTCGGTAATCcaagacaaaaaaaaagagacGAACCAAGTATCTATTACTCAGCTAACATAGACTGACGGACAAGAATAACGCTCCTTTTCTATCTTGTCTGAttttatcttttcaattttatgtTGTTAAGGACGCTCTAGAATGAAGCTGCTCTTTTACTTAAAAGCACCAACTTCAATGATAATATCATCGCATACCCTATTTAAAAGGTGCTAAGACTTATTGTCGGCCCTTTATGTAACAATTACTAAAGACTGACCTTTTTCCGTTAACTTATGGTTATTTCCCATAGTCATGAATCAAGATCAAAAAATACATATAATAACGGCAGGTGCTGACGTCTAACTATCTTTTAAGAAATCAATCATACACTGCAAGGATTCTTCGGGCTTTTCTACCGTCATATTATGACCAGAATCAATTTCCTTGACGACAGCTCTGGGAAAATGTTTCTTCAGTAAGCTGTAGTCATCACTTATAGCCAAAGAATGCATAGCTTTCATAAACAGAGCGGGAGAATCAGTAGAAAGCTTAAATAACCCTTCCAAATTATCCTTACCTTGTAAATCGGGCCAGCCTATGATCTCATCAATAAGATTAGgaaattcttctaatggTATAGAATATTCGATGTAGGGATCTTGACCTGCTGTTGGCGGTTCGGCATTTCTCTTCACACTGTAAAATCCATTAGCAAAATACAAAGAGGGATCTCCATTGTTTGTAGCATTAGCAGGTAAACCTTGGAATAATTTTAGcagtttctttttccaatttttagagcctttttcaatcttaaTTTCCTGATTTATAATCTTGGTAATGAGCTCGTAATTTTCGACAAGAACAGAATCCACAGCTACAGTTTCATAAGGTGGAGCGTCAATTGCTATACATTTAGAGGCATTGATTTGTGAACATAGAGTTGCTAAAAGGGCTACTTTGGCACCTaaagaaaatccaattAACTGTACAGGTCTCTTATCACCAATGTGCttcttgatgaaatgaatCACATCCTTGGTAAAACTAACATAGTTAAAGGGTTGGGCAATTGGTGAATCCCCATGGTTTCTCAGATCGACAGAATATACATCAGTGTTTAAAGCATTTGCTAGGGGTTTACTGAAAGGTCTGAAAAGTCTACGTGATCCAAATATCCCGTGAATGTTAATGATCGCAGGCCTAGAATTCACAACGTGGCTGACGGGGTTAGGTGGTGGTTGATGGTGAAATGCCAAGTCCACAATCGACTTAAGGGGTATTTTCCCGTGATGTAGAAACCGCTTCATGTATAGTGCTTCTCGAGCAGATATACTATGTGTTTAGTTTTTGGGTAGTatttttcttgttgttgtccCCTACTCTTGAAATGTTTCTTCCATTCCCACTATAGGTCGAAACAGAACAGATGATTGATATCGACCAAGCCGTAAGTCCCCGAATTCCCCAAAGGATATGCCTGAATTAAAACGAATCCATAGGTCTGTTATGGATCCTGATAACAATACTGacgatggtgaagatgcTATCCCCATGCAACCCTTGGATATCGATGAGCAGGAAGATTTGATCCAACAGTTAGAGAAGGGAAACTCAAAGAGGAATCACCTTTATGTAAATGTTCTTACAGGAATTTATGCCATCTGTGGGCTTTCCTTTCTGTGTCAGACCAGAAAGTCTCTAggtaaagaattttggGTTTATGGATTGGGTTGTATATCTATGGCGCTTTCCATCGTCAGCGTAAGGTATGAAATAGTAACCGATTTCCAAGTATTCATGACATCTCAAGTGCAGATGAACAACATTGCTCTCCAAAGATTTAATGTCGCGGTCTTAGTATTAGTAGAGTGGTTAGCGCTTACAGAATTACCGTTAGGAATGGTTTCTCAAATTCCCTTGTTTCTATTCTTCGTATCTATTCTAACAAAGAGATGGGTTAGATCAATGGAAAACGAAATAACTAGCTTGCGTGGTTTGAAATATAAGTATAAGAGCGCTTAATCGAGCGGttgtttcaaaatttggaaatctATTCTTGAGGTTCGCCTCTTTGGCCTCAACAATTGGCATGCCGTTGTAGCAGTTCTTTCACCAGCGATCAATTGTACTGTAATTGGTATTAATGCTGAAGAATATACCAAGCTGTAAGATATGGGGCCTATATCTGTCTCTTGCGATTTGAATCTGTTTCTAGCGATCGTGGAGAACACCATGGGAAACTGAAATTCCAATTGGGATACAATCAAAGATGCCAGGTACTCGTTAAGTTGAGACACCACATCTACTGGACTCCACAGATGAGGACAATGATGGAAATCTGCATCGATTTTCAAATCAGTACAGTGAGCCACGATAGGGAGTTTAATGTGAGGTCTAAATTCTATAGGTTTAGCAAGTAATGTGGTCATTTTATTTGGATTCCATATCTTGCAATTAAGATCCAACTGTATGCAACTATTGTCATAGTTCCCATAACATTCTAATTGGTAAAGCAGTTGATCATGCCAGAAATGTTTGCTGTTTTGAAATGATTCTACTAGAAACTTCAATTCATTGGAGTCCAACAATTCACCGTTCCGATGGAAAGTAATGAAAAGCTGGAAATCTGTTAGTATCTACTTTGAAGTGATAGTGCACTAAACATTGGGCACAAATACATACTCGTAAAGGTGTTGGTGGCATCGGCGGCAATACTAGCACTCTTCCCTCAACGAATTCCTCGTGAGAACAAGAGATGTTAGCTTGAGATTTCCACTTAGAAATCAACTGATGCTTAATTCTACTATGCAAATATACAGGTTCAAACCTGAATAACATAGCTctcctttttttttttttctttcttggaTACTTAGTAGTGAATGTTGTAAAAGCTACCGGTTCTTTCACAGACGAAGCGCTTAAATGATAACCCATAGTACAGATGATATATACTTATCTATTTAGTGAACAAAGAAACAACGTCTTCGTCATGAATTTTGTGATTTAGACCACATTTCTGTGGTGAATGCTTAGCGGATGACCCCCAAATCAATGCGTActtgaattgatctttgaaatctctGTGAATGCTATGACATAGATCACCCACAGTAGAATTGTTTCTAACGACCAATGGATCTGAGAAATCCGGTTTCACCCCACGTTTCTTGGTAAATACACGActcaaattcaattgatacCATATTTCCTCCACGACGTCTTCCATAcctaaatccatttcacACGACATAACTACGGTATTTGGTTGCCTAGCTAAACGATCCACTTCCTCTAAAGATACCGAATCGATTTTGTTAAACACATAGAGACATCTGATGTAATTTCTATGTTGGTCGTTAATGATATCGATAAAATCGTCAATGGTACACTTGTCATCTCTAACCAACACATCAGCATTATGAATACGATAATCCTTTAGAATCATTTTAATGGAATCTTCAGTCAGAGTCGTCTTACTGGGGGAAGTGAAAGTAACTTTAACACCACCGGTATCCTTCTTTTTGAATGAGATATTTGGCTTCTCTTTATTGAGACGAATTCCCACGGcttctaattccttttccaGCGAAGCTCTCTGATGTTCACTTTTAGTTGCATCCAAAATCATAACGACTAAATCAGCAGTACGTGCTGTAGCCACCACTTGTCTACCTCTACCTTTACCTTGAGATGCACCATAAATAATACCCGGTAAATCGACAACTTGGATTTCTGCACCTTGATATCTAAGTACACCTGGGACAGATGTCAATGTGGTAAATGCATAGTGTGCAATCTCGGATTTAGTAGTGGTAACTTTACCCAATAATGATGACTTACCAACGGATGGATATCCAATCAAAACGACACGGGCATCACCACTTTTAGCGACTTCAAAACCTTGTccgccaccaccacctgaGTTTGCCTCATCTGCTAACAACTGTTGACGAAGACGTGCTAATTTACCCTTTAATAGACCCAAATGGTATTCGGTTGCTTTATTCTTCTGAGTACGAgccatttcatcttcaatggcttTAATCCTTTCAGTAATTCCCATAGCCATCTTGAAAGGTTGTTACGAGAACGGGTGGAGATCTAAGGTGGGATTACAGAAAGCAGTAAAATAGGTTTTTAGGTGATTTTATGAGTTAGATAGTATGCAGTACTCAATGCGATGAGGTTGATTTTATTCgtattacaattttttttcagttaCAGAACATGACTGCATCGTAGCACTGTCACACTAACTTGATCTCCTTCTTCCAGAAGCTTTATAAGACAATTTGGCCGAGTGGTTAAGGCGAAAGATTAGAAATCTTTTGGGCTCTGCCCGCGCAGGTTCGAATCCTGCAGTTGTcgttatttttttaatgcTAGCATTACATCTGTGCAACTCCTGATCATACTTAAATGCAAGAACTGCATTTAATGCTAATTCATGGTCCATCATGGAAACATTTCAACATTTCCAACAAACACGTTAAAATGATCCTCCTCGACGTTTTAAACAATGCACCTGGCCAATTCACCACTTAGATGGAAAAAGCAACTCTGCTTCCTTACCAATTCGTTAGTCCTAATCTTCAATCCATTCCCTGTGAAACCATATTCAAGCATTCTAACGATACATTTTCATTCATCTgcacacacacacacacacacacacatGTATGCACTGCAAAGTAGAAACCTGCCAACCTTGAGGCCAAGTAAACCCTGTACAAGAGCTCTAACATCACATCCAAATGATAGCCTT includes:
- a CDS encoding uncharacterized protein (similar to uniprot|P53209 Saccharomyces cerevisiae YGR016W Hypothetical ORF); the encoded protein is MPELKRIHRSVMDPDNNTDDGEDAIPMQPLDIDEQEDLIQQLEKGNSKRNHLYVNVLTGIYAICGLSFLCQTRKSLGKEFWVYGLGCISMALSIVSVRYEIVTDFQVFMTSQVQMNNIALQRFNVAVLVLVEWLALTELPLGMVSQIPLFLFFVSILTKRWVRSMENEITSLRGLKYKYKSA
- the EAT1 gene encoding putative hydrolase (similar to uniprot|P53208 Saccharomyces cerevisiae YGR015C Hypothetical ORF), which codes for MKRFLHHGKIPLKSIVDLAFHHQPPPNPVSHVVNSRPAIINIHGIFGSRRLFRPFSKPLANALNTDVYSVDLRNHGDSPIAQPFNYVSFTKDVIHFIKKHIGDKRPVQLIGFSLGAKVALLATLCSQINASKCIAIDAPPYETVAVDSVLVENYELITKIINQEIKIEKGSKNWKKKLLKLFQGLPANATNNGDPSLYFANGFYSVKRNAEPPTAGQDPYIEYSIPLEEFPNLIDEIIGWPDLQGKDNLEGLFKLSTDSPALFMKAMHSLAISDDYSLLKKHFPRAVVKEIDSGHNMTVEKPEESLQCMIDFLKDS
- the RBG2 gene encoding Rbg2p (highly similar to uniprot|P53295 Saccharomyces cerevisiae YGR173W), yielding MAMGITERIKAIEDEMARTQKNKATEYHLGLLKGKLARLRQQLLADEANSGGGGGQGFEVAKSGDARVVLIGYPSVGKSSLLGKVTTTKSEIAHYAFTTLTSVPGVLRYQGAEIQVVDLPGIIYGASQGKGRGRQVVATARTADLVVMILDATKSEHQRASLEKELEAVGIRLNKEKPNISFKKKDTGGVKVTFTSPSKTTLTEDSIKMILKDYRIHNADVLVRDDKCTIDDFIDIINDQHRNYIRCLYVFNKIDSVSLEEVDRLARQPNTVVMSCEMDLGMEDVVEEIWYQLNLSRVFTKKRGVKPDFSDPLVVRNNSTVGDLCHSIHRDFKDQFKYALIWGSSAKHSPQKCGLNHKIHDEDVVSLFTK
- the REC102 gene encoding Rec102p (similar to uniprot|Q02721 Saccharomyces cerevisiae YLR329W REC102 Protein involved in early stages of meiotic recombination required for chromosome synapsis forms a complex with Rec104p and Spo11p necessary during the initiation of recombination), which codes for MTTLLAKPIEFRPHIKLPIVAHCTDLKIDADFHHCPHLWSPVDVVSQLNEYLASLIVSQLEFQFPMVFSTIARNRFKSQETDIGPISYSLVYSSALIPITVQLIAGERTATTACQLLRPKRRTSRIDFQILKQPLD